A genomic stretch from Schistosoma haematobium chromosome 2, whole genome shotgun sequence includes:
- a CDS encoding hypothetical protein (EggNog:ENOG4104F0D~COG:S): MEFDELMNKELDLLIRSVHHKATDLKTGKKQNKNLRVRFKKDHDDGDDFPVDKDPLCDYEEDEANAKWVQENLPGGKSEKSDAILNCPGCMSVLSLVSHRHPHFKTQYYTEYPINCIVDETQIISRTISKPQNAKKSPESSLKSNRNVMKEYHPVTCKVCGNSVGCKEIQTNMIYFNDILASHS, from the exons ATGGAGTTTGATGAATTAATGAACAAAGAACTTGATTTATTGATCAGAAGCGTTCACCATAAAGCAACGGATTTGAAAACAGgaaaaaagcaaaataaaaatcTCAGAGTGAGATTTAAAAAGGATCATGACGATGGCG ATGACTTTCCAGTAGATAAAGATCCACTTTGCGATTATGAAGAAGATGAGGCTAATGCTAAATGGGTGCAAGAAAATCTCCCTGGAGGGAAGAGCGAGAAATCTGATGCCATCCTTAACTGTCCTGGATGTATGTCTGTGTTATCTCTAGTTAGTCATAG GCACCCACATTTCAAGACacaatattatacagaatacCCTATCAATTGTATTGTGGACGAAACTCAAATAATATCTCGAACGATATCAAAACCACAAAATGCGAAAAAATCTCCAGAAAGCAGTTTGAAATCAAACCGGAATGTCATGAAGGAATATCACCCGGTCACTTGTAAAGTATGCGGTAATTCAGTCGGATGTAAGGAAATCCAGACCAATATGATCTACTTCAATGACATACTTGCAAGTCATAGTTAA
- a CDS encoding hypothetical protein (EggNog:ENOG4104F0D~COG:S), with protein MFSSDYDGCESDSSSSSDLCYDNRSVNAIEISKAKAMEFDELMNKELDLLIRSVHHKATDLKTGKKQNKNLRVRFKKDHDDGDDFPVDKDPLCDYEEDEANAKWVQENLPGGKSEKSDAILNCPGCMSVLSLVSHRHPHFKTQYYTEYPINCIVDETQIISRTISKPQNAKKSPESSLKSNRNVMKEYHPVTCKVCGNSVGCKEIQTNMIYFNDILASHS; from the exons ATGTTCTCCTCAGATTATGATGGTTGTGAGTCTGACAGTAGTTCATCCAG TGATTTGTGTTATGACAACAGAAGTGTCAATGCGATCGAGATATCCAAAGCTAAAGCTATGGAGTTTGATGAATTAATGAACAAAGAACTTGATTTATTGATCAGAAGCGTTCACCATAAAGCAACGGATTTGAAAACAGgaaaaaagcaaaataaaaatcTCAGAGTGAGATTTAAAAAGGATCATGACGATGGCG ATGACTTTCCAGTAGATAAAGATCCACTTTGCGATTATGAAGAAGATGAGGCTAATGCTAAATGGGTGCAAGAAAATCTCCCTGGAGGGAAGAGCGAGAAATCTGATGCCATCCTTAACTGTCCTGGATGTATGTCTGTGTTATCTCTAGTTAGTCATAG GCACCCACATTTCAAGACacaatattatacagaatacCCTATCAATTGTATTGTGGACGAAACTCAAATAATATCTCGAACGATATCAAAACCACAAAATGCGAAAAAATCTCCAGAAAGCAGTTTGAAATCAAACCGGAATGTCATGAAGGAATATCACCCGGTCACTTGTAAAGTATGCGGTAATTCAGTCGGATGTAAGGAAATCCAGACCAATATGATCTACTTCAATGACATACTTGCAAGTCATAGTTAA